The following coding sequences lie in one Aspergillus luchuensis IFO 4308 DNA, chromosome 8, nearly complete sequence genomic window:
- a CDS encoding glycosyltransferase family 32 protein (CAZy:GT32;~COG:M;~EggNog:ENOG410PKZA;~InterPro:IPR029044,IPR007577,IPR039367;~PFAM:PF04488;~TransMembrane:1 (i141-159o);~go_function: GO:0000009 - alpha-1,6-mannosyltransferase activity [Evidence IEA]), which yields MGAICLDPIARQAHRAGSSQPGPREAKSISVTQVGGARNIASKCNALNCPGQVRMALVSGRALRGELIWSDRLALAHKHSGPQQRVFFSARPPNPSSLIPLMGQLGQSVTMQLKTPIPAMPAMPAMSGVCLPRQVRRVVPLFLAVFCLVFYLSLTGTFAEFHGSLARQSKCRLFPRKIWQSWKVNPFEFEERDLNVARTWTSINPGYRYEVLTDQNDLHYVETNFGPDGLNRPDIVETYRSLTAKIIKADLLRYLVMYVDGGVYADIDVEALRPLDRFIPERFNEADMDLVIGVEIDEPDFNDHAILGPKSQSFCQWTFISKPRQPVMMRLVNRILEWLHDHSVKQGKPISDLELDFDDIISGTGPSAFTEAVLAEMSARTGQEVTWKTFHDIPESKLVGGILVLTVEAFAAGQGHSDSGNHNARSALVKHHYHASGWPNTHPRFKHPLYGEVEQCNWNKQCVADWDANTAAFAALSPEEQEQQIAMKQAADAAEAEMAVEDLAGDDEDLGLALE from the coding sequence ATGGGTGCGATATGTCTCGACCCAATCGCTCGACAGGCACACCGAGCGGGCTCCTCTCAGCCGGGCCCTCGTGAAGCTAAGAGCATTAGTGTCACGCAGGTGGGTGGAGCCCGTAATATAGCTTCGAAATGCAATGCCCTGAATTGCCCTGGTCAGGTCCGAATGGCGCTGGTTTCTGGCCGCGCGTTGCGGGGAGAGCTGATCTGGTCAGACCGGCTCGCTCTGGCTCATAAACATTCTGGCCCTCAGCAGCGTGTGTTTTTTTCTGCTCGTCCGCCGAACCCCTCGTCTCTCATCCCCCTCATGGGTCAGTTGGGCCAGTCCGTCACAATGCAGTTGAAGACTCCCATACCTGCCATGCCTGCCATGCCCGCCATGTCCGGTGTCTGTCTTCCACGACAGGTTCGCCGGGTGGTGCCGCTCTTCCTGGCAGTCTTCTGCCTAGTTTTCTATCTTTCGCTTACAGGCACCTTCGCCGAGTTTCACGGGAGCCTCGCGCGTCAGAGCAAGTGCAGGCTCTTCCCCCGCAAGATATGGCAGTCATGGAAGGTCAATCCCTTCGAGTTTGAAGAGCGTGACCTGAACGTGGCCCGTACCTGGACCTCTATTAACCCAGGATACCGCTACGAGGTGCTGACCGATCAAAACGACCTACATTATGTTGAAACAAACTTCGGGCCTGATGGCCTCAATCGTCCCGACATTGTCGAGACCTACCGCTCCCTGACCGCGAAGATCATCAAGGCCGATCTACTTCGCTACCTCGTAATGTACGTGGACGGTGGAGTATACGCTGATATCGACGTCGAAGCCCTGCGGCCATTAGATCGCTTCATCCCCGAACGCTTCAACGAAGCGGACATGGACCTGGTGATTGGTGTCGAGATCGACGAACCCGACTTCAACGACCATGCCATTCTGGGTCCCAAGTCACAATCCTTCTGCCAATGGACCTTTATCAGCAAACCACGTCAACCAGTCATGATGCGGCTGGTGAACCGCATCCTCGAGTGGCTGCACGATCACTCTGTCAAGCAGGGCAAGCCCATCTCCGACCTCGAGCTTGACTTCGACGACATCATCAGTGGAACCGGCCCGTCCGCATTCACGGAAGCTGTACTGGCCGAGATGAGCGCCCGCACTGGCCAGGAAGTGACCTGGAAGACGTTTCACGACATCCCCGAGTCAAAGTTAGTGGGTGGTATCCTAGTGCTCACAGTGGAGGCCTTTGCTGCAGGCCAGGGTCACTCGGACTCGGGTAACCACAATGCGCGATCGGCGCTGGTTAAGCACCACTACCACGCGTCGGGGTGGCCCAACACCCACCCGCGTTTCAAACACCCTCTCTACGGCGAAGTTGAACAGTGCAACTGGAATAAGCAATGTGTGGCGGACTGGGATGCCAACACAGCGGCTTTCGCGGCCCTATCACccgaggagcaggagcagcagatcgCCATGAAACAAGCCGCTGATGCCGCTGAGGCCGAGATGGCCGTGGAAGATCTAGCGggggatgacgaagatcttGGGCTCGCCCTCGagtga
- a CDS encoding uncharacterized protein (COG:S;~EggNog:ENOG410PJ4N;~antiSMASH:Cluster_8.18), whose product MLSRILRFVPLVALLILLLSTFYYLYRAIHVDTHPDLDLGLETATTTDLKTLPDSTVSQIVADTHHEITSNSTPEGRYFRIDFRSRRGINPSIIPHPSKPNTWIITAQLHEPGRREKDSAWFVELVCDAVFQDKGRTLRCIDYPFILPIAATEGNNALCSGSLAFFALSIGPHDARVFYGPDAPYTIYGSNSAVTCFGQWILDFRLLVDWPASDTITDYGFRRAIELQRPTTAPYFAVEKNWFLFWDRAGNAYVHYDVAPTRAFAALTLDGSVGADLAPAAASADAACLQKYLPHMQDPDHESIHQATNSLAVTLCMRADPNCQPDDSNTVILTIFQHKRFVGFHSSYEPYVMLFWQRAPFEIYGISDKPLWIHGRGMMDEGNQTEMMYVTSIGWKTAGQKYHGYLDDVMFLAFGIEDADTAGVDVVAGDLVAGVGRC is encoded by the coding sequence ATGCTCTCCCGAATACTGCGCTTCGTGCCTTTAGTGGcgcttctcatcctcctcctcagcacctTTTACTATCTCTATCGTGCCATTCACGTCGACACCCATCCTGATCTCGACCTGGGCCTTGagaccgccaccaccaccgacctcAAAACCCTCCCCGACAGCACCGTTAGCCAGATTGTCGCCGACACCCACCATGAGATAACATCCAACTCGACCCCGGAAGGCCGATACTTCCGCATCGACTTCCGCTCCCGACGCGGTATCAACCCCAGCATCATCCCGCACCCTTCCAAACCCAACACCTGGATCATCACCGCGCAGCTTCATGAACCCGGTCGTCGCGAAAAAGACAGCGCCTGGTTCGTCGAACTTGTCTGTGATGCCGTCTTTCAAGACAAAGGTCGCACTCTCCGCTGTATCGACTATCCGTTTATCCTCCCCATTGCCGCAACCGAGGGCAACAACGCCCTCTGCTCCGGCagcctcgccttcttcgccctcAGCATCGGTCCTCACGATGCCCGCGTCTTCTACGGCCCAGACGCCCCGTACACAATCTACGGCTCCAATTCCGCCGTAACCTGCTTTGGCCAGTGGATTCTCGACTTCCGACTCCTAGTCGACTGGCCTGCCTCCGACACCATCACAGATTATGGCTTCCGGCGTGCTATAGAGCTCCAGCGCCCTACAACGGCCCCGTACTTCGCCGTCGAAAAGAACTGGTTCCTCTTCTGGGACCGAGCCGGCAACGCCTATGTTCACTACGATGTGGCACCCACAAGAGCCTTCGCTGCTTTGACCCTAGACGGATCCGTTGGCGCAGACCtcgctccagcagcagcgagcGCAGATGCAGCCTGTCTTCAGAAATACCTACCGCATATGCAAGACCCTGACCAcgaatccatccaccaagccACGAACTCCCTAGCAGTGACGCTGTGTATGCGTGCAGACCCGAACTGCCAACCGGATGACTCGAACACAGTCATCTTAACGATATTCCAGCATAAGCGATTTGTGGGCTTCCATAGTAGCTACGAACCGTACGTCATGCTGTTCTGGCAAAGGGCGCCGTTTGAGATCTACGGGATTTCGGATAAGCCTTTGTGGATTCACGGACGGGGAATGATGGACGAGGGGAATCAGACGGAGATGATGTATGTGACGTCAATCGGGTGGAAAACTGCTGGGCAGAAGTATCATGGGTAtcttgatgatgtgatgttCTTAGCGTTTGGGATAGAAGATGCGGATACggcgggggtggatgtggttgCGGGGGATTTGGTGGctggggtggggaggtgtTGA
- a CDS encoding oxidase ustYa family protein (COG:S;~EggNog:ENOG410PPF9;~InterPro:IPR021765;~PFAM:PF11807;~TransMembrane:1 (i56-79o);~go_process: GO:0043386 - mycotoxin biosynthetic process [Evidence IEA]) translates to MMKMKPAASPSYEPLGTRDNDDVVYSVSGDAQSEDDVSLLKQAPQSPQLSNRRLQLLLWLNATVFALSLFLFAMTVSIVRGTGDPNHLLRKTSEYSPVFDRLEIPLISKKMNATLLEPDPLPIYRQPPSPEVDAAWNRLANINPIAISRDDVAKLGRDPEQAAKWPESFGFGSEAYIGRLDVFHQIHCLDWLRREAYFDHYYGEKWPPGTPPSDMHRTHISHCTYLLLQNLMCNANVDIYTHYWADAQLNAFPDFNVNHKCRDFDAILRWQEENSVDVDEFAAIRKPPEAEARVMSHRFKELFGWYKSNPDDGSDSGVIG, encoded by the exons ATGATGAAAATGAAGCCTGCTGCATCTCCATCATATGAGCCGCTGGGGACCAGAGACAACGACGATGTGGTCTACAGCGTCTCTGGGGATGCGCAAAGCGAGGACGATGTATCTCTCTTGAAGCAAGCACCGCAAAGCCCTCAACTCTCCAATAGACGCCTTCAATTGCTCCTCTGGCTGAATGCTACTGTTTTTGCGCTGtcactctttctctttgcCATGACTGTCAGCATCGTTCGGGGCACTGGCGACCCAAACCATCTCTTACGAAAGACCTCCGAGTACT CTCCTGTGTTCGATCGCCTTGAGATACCTCTCATCAGCAAGAAAATGAATGCGACGCTGCTGGAGCCAGACCCCCTGCCCATCTACCGCCAACCCCCTAGCCCCGAGGTAGACGCAGCCTGGAACCGACTGGCGAACATTAaccccatcgccatcagTCGTGATGACGTGGCCAAGCTGGGAAGGGATCCTGAGCAGGCAGCCAAATGGCCCGAGAGCTTTGGCTTTGGATCCGAGGCGTACATTGGGCGACTGGATGTCTTCCACCAGATCCATTGTCTGGATTGGCTGCGGCGTGAAGCGTACTTTGACCACTACTATGGAGAGAAGTGGCCGCCGGGAACCCCGCCCTCTGACATGCATCGGACGCATATATCCCACTGCACCTACCTGCTGCTCCAGAACCTGATGTGCAACGCTAATGTCGACATCTACACCCATTACTGGGCGGATGCTCAGCTGAACGCCTTCCCCGACTTTAACGTGAACCACAAATGTCGTGATTTTGACGCTATCTTGCGCTGGCAGGAGGAGAACtcggtggatgtggatgagtttGCAGCCATTAGAAAACCCCCCGAAGCAGAGGCCCGGGTCATGTCGCATCGATTCAAGGAGTTGTTTGGTTGGTACAAGTCCAATCCGGATGATGGCTCGGACAGTGGGGTCATTGGATGA
- a CDS encoding acyltransferase family protein (COG:S;~EggNog:ENOG410PJTD;~InterPro:IPR002656;~PFAM:PF01757;~TransMembrane:8 (i112-133o153-174i223-241o253-278i290-312o347-366i378-397o435-455i);~go_function: GO:0016747 - transferase activity, transferring acyl groups other than amino-acyl groups [Evidence IEA]) yields the protein MPVRTLSPDREKSILPLSVDLRSKARWLSVLLPSFLSWGGSNTSSTGKARRTAYLDGLRGFAAFLVYWGHHELWAHDGMGAERIFENAYGYEKQHFLVAFPGIRTFFSGGHFAVSVFFVLSGYVLSAKPLALIQAGEYLQLGDNLSSALFRRWLRLHLPVIATTFMYLTFLHLFHVRATPELKGTYGEEVWNWYIEFKNFSFIFRGGGEPWFTYNFHSWSIPVEFRGSIIVYTALLAFSRLRRNMRLAGEAGLIFYFLYIADGWFGALFISGMLLCDLDLLAARDNLPDIFLMLGPFQEGIIYFLFAVSIYLGGVPSRTWDLQALRDSPGWYYLSFLKPQAVFDYKWFYLFWASTFIVTAIGRIGWLKRFFELRFNQYLGRISFAFYLVHGPVLWVLGDRLYAAVGWVRDSHATNCPGWIDRFPLPRTGPLGLEVSFLATHLILLPVTFWLAEIVTKLIDEPSVRLAQWLYRRVTRS from the coding sequence ATGCCCGTCCGCACCCTCTCGCCAGATCGTGAAAAGTCCATTCTGCCCCTCTCGGTGGATCTCCGGAGCAAAGCCCGCTGGCTCAGTGTGCTCCTACCATCTTTTCTGTCCTGGGGTGGGAGCAACACTTCGTCAACGGGGAAAGCCCGGCGGACAGCCTACTTAGACGGGCTGCGCGGGTTTGCAGCCTTCCTGGTGTACTGGGGGCATCATGAATTATGGGCACACGATGGCATGGGCGCTGAGCGGATCTTTGAAAATGCATATGGTTACGAGAAACAACACTTCCTGGTCGCGTTTCCCGGAATTCGCACCTTCTTTTCCGGTGGGCACTTTGCGGTCAGTGTTTTTTTCGTGTTATCGGGCTATGTGCTATCTGCCAAACCGCTGGCGCTGATCCAGGCGGGTGAATACCTTCAGCTGGGCGACAATTTGTCCTCCGCGCTGTTCCGGCGATGGCTGCGTCTTCACCTTCCTGTTATCGCCACCACGTTCATGTATCTCACCTTCCTTCACCTGTTCCATGTCCGCGCAACTCCCGAATTAAAAGGCACCTATGGTGAAGAAGTGTGGAACTGGTATATCGAGTTCAAGAACTTCAGCTTCATTTTCCGCGGGGGTGGTGAGCCATGGTTCACCTACAACTTCCACTCGTGGTCTATTCCCGTCGAATTCCGCGGATCCATCATCGTCTATACGGCTTTGCTGGCCTTTTCCCGCCTTCGCCGGAACATGCGTCTGGCTGGCGAGGCCGGACTGATCTTCTACTTTCTCTACATTGCCGATGGCTGGTTCGGAGCGCTATTTATCTCCGGCATGCTGCTTTGCGACCTGGACCTGCTTGCGGCACGCGACAACCTTCCGGACATTTTCTTGATGCTGGGACCGTTCCAGGAGGGGATCATCTACTTCCTTTTTGCAGTCAGCATCTACCTGGGCGGCGTGCCATCTCGCACGTGGGACCTGCAGGCGCTGCGGGATTCGCCGGGGTGGTACTACCTGTCCTTCTTGAAGCCCCAAGCGGTGTTTGACTACAAGTGGTTTTATTTGTTTTGGGCGTCCACCTTCATCGTGACGGCAATTGGGCGGATCGGCTGGCTGAAGAGATTTTTCGAGCTACGCTTCAACCAGTATCTGGGGCGGATATCCTTCGCCTTCTATTTAGTGCATGGACCGGTGTTGTGGGTGCTTGGTGATCGGCTGTATGCTGCGGTGGGTTGGGTGCGCGATTCGCATGCCACAAATTGTCCCGGGTGGATCGATCGCTTCCCGCTCCCCCGCACGGGGCCtctggggttggaggtcAGCTTTCTGGCTACTCATTTGATTCTGCTGCCGGTGACCTTTTGGTTGGCGGAGATCGTAACCAAATTGATCGATGAGCCGAGTGTGCGATTGGCTCAGTGGCTGTATCGCCGAGTGACGCGTAGTTGA
- a CDS encoding uncharacterized protein (antiSMASH:Cluster_8.18): MLHSSVVGRNINGSIRGSFMVSAVINYVFDMKLLRFYYDANDRMERICRTQLDWMQSYNAHHRDNRP; the protein is encoded by the exons ATGTTGCATTCCAGCGTCGTCGGCAGGAACATTAATGGGAGCATCCGTGGTTCATTTATGGTTTCGGCTGTCATTAACTACGTATTCGACATGAAACTGTTGAG GTTCTACTACGATGCAAACGACCGAATGGAGAGAATTTGTCGTACGCAACTCGACTGGATGCAAAGTTACAACGCACATCACCGAGACAACAGACCATGA
- a CDS encoding uncharacterized protein (COG:E;~EggNog:ENOG410PFA4;~InterPro:IPR004841;~PFAM:PF13520,PF00324;~TransMembrane:5 (o27-49i56-76o82-102i177-196o301-322i);~go_component: GO:0016020 - membrane [Evidence IEA];~go_process: GO:0055085 - transmembrane transport [Evidence IEA]), producing MPVTGSFVRHVELLVDPALGFAIGWNVVYGCFMSVPSEISAAVVLIQYWNDTLNPAIWVTILIVISAIVSLLFIRVYGEVEFVFAILKIFLIIGIILMGLVIDLGGVSGTPRLGFHYWKDPGPFVEYIASGPWGRFLGFWAVTTNAVYSFSGVESLTIAAAEMANPRQNIPRACKRVFARVTIFYFLAVLIVGMIVPSNDPRLGSESGTAAQSPFVIAASDAGIKVVPSIINAVVLTSAWSASNQSILAGTRTLYGLAIKGHAPAVFLRTTRHGVPYACAVAQIAVSALAYLTCQNEAYTVFNWLLDLTAAGVLISWGTIAMNHIRLMRGFKAQGLDTAEMPWHHWWSGEWLTYLFRD from the coding sequence ATGCCCGTGACCGGCTCTTTTGTCCGGCACGTCGAGCTACTCGTCGATCCGGCTCTCGGTTTCGCGATAGGTTGGAACGTCGTCTACGGTTGCTTCATGTCCGTGCCCAGCGAGATCTCCGCGGCTGTCGTCCTAATCCAGTACTGGAATGACACCCTCAACCCCGCTATCTGGGTGACGATCCTGATCGTCATCTCGGCAATCGTCTCGCTGCTCTTCATCCGAGTCTACGGAGAAGTAGAGTTCGTCTTCGCCATCCTGAagatcttcctcatcatcggcatcatccTCATGGGCTTGGTGATCGACCTCGGCGGCGTCTCGGGTACTCCGCGTCTCGGGTTTCATTACTGGAAAGACCCCGGCCCGTTTGTCGAATATATCGCCTCGGGACCGTGGGGCCGATTCCTCGGTTTCTGGGCAGTCACGACAAATGCCGTATACTCTTTCTCCGGGGTGGAAAGTCTAACCATTGCAGCAGCGGAGATGGCGAACCCGCGACAAAACATCCCCCGCGCATGTAAACGCGTCTTCGCGCGCGTTACTATCTTCTACTTTCTCGCTGTGCTGATCGTCGGGATGATAGTTCCAAGTAACGATCCCCGACTGGGCAGTGAATCCGGCACGGCAGCGCAGAGTCCATTCGTGATCGCTGCATCCGATGCAGGGATTAAAGTAGTACCGTCGATTATTAATGCCGTTGTGTTGACGTCTGCGTGGTCAGCATCGAATCAGAGTATTCTGGCTGGGACACGCACGTTGTACGGTCTCGCTATAAAAGGACACGCCCCGGCGGTGTTCTTGCGAACGACAAGACATGGTGTACCGTATGCTTGTGCTGTGGCGCAGATTGCTGTGTCCGCGTTAGCGTACCTTACGTGCCAGAACGAGGCTTATACGGTGTTTAATTGGTTGTTAGATTTGACGGCGGCGGGTGTGTTGATTTCGTGGGGCACGATTGCGATGAATCATATCAGGCTGATGAGGGGGTTCAAGGCGCAGGGGTTGGATACGGCGGAGATGCCGTGGCATCATTGGTGGTCTGGTGAGTGGCTTACATACCTTTTCCGGGATTGA
- a CDS encoding uncharacterized protein (COG:E;~EggNog:ENOG410PFA4) translates to MDNIHNTQKDPDVYISPTLEPGPALPKVGDRTPRIVHDEEAQNLRKGLQERHTQMIAIAGAIVGHSPFLRQFEMSIFVLRTE, encoded by the coding sequence ATGGATAATATCCATAACACCCAAAAGGACCCAGATGTCTACATCTCGCCCACCCTCGAACCAGGGCCTGCCCTCCCCAAAGTCGGTGACCGCACACCGCGTATCGTCCACGATGAAGAGGCTCAGAATCTACGCAAGGGGTTGCAAGAACGCCATACCCAGATGATAGCCATCGCGGGTGCCATTGTAGGCCATTCCCCTTTCTTGCGACAATTTGAAATGTCAATATTCGTACTACGTACTGAATAA
- a CDS encoding uncharacterized protein (SECRETED:SignalP(1-21)) yields the protein MKYSLLLSAIYGLLLSPMAMSAPTAKPAVTLRVRSEDFHALRERAGNEATALYGYIVADTEIDDKEKRDDEATALYAYIAADSELDRKRDDEATALYAYIAADSELDRKRDDEATALYAYIAADSE from the exons ATGAAGTATTCGCTCCTCCTCTCAGCCATCTACGGATTGTTGTTGAGTCCCATGGCCATGTCTGCACCGACAGCCAAGC CAGCAGTGACCCTTCGCGTCAGGTCTGAGGACTTCCATGCTCTTCGGGAGAGAGCAGGCAATGAAGCCACCGCGTTGTATGGTTATATTGTCGCCGACACCGAGATCGACGACAAAGAGAAGCGCGATGACGAGGCCACTGCACTATATGCATACATTGCTGCCGACTCGGAGCTGGACAGGAAACGTGATGACGAAGCCACTGCGCTATATGCGTATATTGCGGCCGACTCGGAACTTGACAGAAAGCGTGATGACGAGGCTACTGCATTGTATGCATACATTGCAGCTGACAGCGAGTGA
- a CDS encoding uncharacterized protein (COG:S;~EggNog:ENOG410PRWR;~InterPro:IPR021765;~PFAM:PF11807;~TransMembrane:1 (i7-27o);~go_process: GO:0043386 - mycotoxin biosynthetic process [Evidence IEA]), with the protein MPTQTRFLYSILATLIFLLFTTLGIIYTSTGSLASLSQKFHIHVCPSEPRSTPPIIRKFQALTPLLGAKSDGSLLHDTNRSWESLLLPENGGILKVRTDNNTITDYGISMFHQLHCLTVLRGLIFPETSQHHGVSTSPSHSGDEHEDAVHWAHCFDYIAQSIICAADGTIEPPHPALNKDGNRILVIDGIGHAHQCRDPEPLWRAVRDSGSNPVYLSEVKDTVGHSEFPLKEEATCQSACSMPEPYRIE; encoded by the exons ATGCCCACACAAACACGCTTCCTCTATAGTATACTAGCAACACttatcttcctccttttcacAACTCTTGGTATCATATACACATCAACCGGCAGCTTAGCCAGTCTCTCCCAAAAGTTCCACATACATGTTTGTCCAAGCGAGCCTCGATCTACACCTCCAATCATCCGGAAATTCCAAGCGTTGACTCCGTTACTGGGTGCTAAATCTGATGGCTCTCTACTTCATGATACAAATCGCTCATGGgaatcccttcttctccccgagAACGGCGGTATTCTGAAGGTCCGGACGGATAACAACACCATTACCGACTACGGGATCTCCATGTTCCATCAGCTTCATTGCCTAACTGTTCTTCGGGGGCTGATTTTCCCTGAAACCTCTCAGCATCACGGTGTTTCGACCTCGCCGTCACATTCGGGTGATGAGCACGAAGACGCAGTGCACTGGGCTCATTGTTTTGATTATATTGCCCAG TCCATAATATGTGCAGCAGATGGTACTATAGAgccacctcatccagcgcTTAATAAAGATGGGAACCGAATCCTCGTCATCGATGGGATTGGGCATGCCCATCAATGCAGGGACCCGGAGCCGTTATGGAGGGCTGTTCGAGATAGTGGGAGTAATCCCGTTTATCTTTCTGAAGTGAAGGATACTGTCGGCCATAGTGAGTTTCCTCTAAAGGAGGAAGCTACGTGCCAGAGTGCTTGTTCGATGCCAGAGCCATACCGGATTGAATGA
- a CDS encoding class I SAM-dependent methyltransferase (COG:S;~EggNog:ENOG410PHJ1;~InterPro:IPR029063,IPR013216;~PFAM:PF13649,PF13489,PF08241,PF08242,PF13847;~SMCOG1089:methyltransferase;~antiSMASH:Cluster_8.18;~go_function: GO:0008168 - methyltransferase activity [Evidence IEA]) — MASFSDDNYDCSAYAACRPPPPKHLFDTVLAYHQAPRDLCIDLGCGNGAAARGLASHFGSIFGVDPSESMLKEARAQTKCRNVHYRQCWAESLPFVQTGTIDLVIACQAAHWFDPDLVWKEMTRIVRSGGTVAFWNWGNYVVVGHAHANRALRKFSSEDLASYWPQPGKAIWDDCMRPVECRDFSNWTDHTRLESDPSGAPHALRTVENIRMQISDTLGGLEALLRTWSSVHEWRRAHPHAASVRDGGAGDIVDNLIQDMIEGEEDWRRITMSGGDWREIKLELETRSVLLMVRRA; from the exons ATGGCCAGCTTCTC GGATGACAACTACGACTGCTCTGCATATGCAGCATGTcgcccaccacctccaaaacACCTTTTTGACACTGTTCTGGCCTATCATCAAGCCCCACGAGACTTGTGTATTGACCTGGGCTGCGGTAACGGCGCTGCAGCCCGCGGCCTAGCCAGCCACTTCGGATCAATCTTTGGAGTTGATCCCTCCGAGAGCATGCTGAAGGAGGCCAGAGCACAGACAAAATGCAGGAATGTTCACTACCGCCAGTGCTGGGCAGAGTCTCTCCCCTTCGTCCAGACAGGTACAATTGACTTGGTAATAGCTTGCCAGGCAGCACATTGGTTTGACCCTGACCTGGTATGGAAAGAAATGACGCGAATCGTTCGCTCTGGAGGAACTGTTGCTTTCTGGAACTGGGGTAATTATGTTGTGGTCGGACACGCACATGCTAACCGCGCATTAAGAAAGTTTTCTTCTGAAGATCTGGCGTCCTACTGGCCGCAACCGGGGAAGGCGATCTGGGATGATTGTATGCGTCCCGTTGAATGCCGCGACTTCTCTAACTGGACTGATCACACAAGGTTAGAGAGTGATCCCTCTGGGGCACCTCATGCGTTGAGGACAGTAGAAAACATTCGAATGCAGATTTCAGATACACTTGGTGGTCTGGAGGCATTGCTGCGGACATGGAGTTCTGTGCATGAATGGCGAAGGGCACATCCTCACGCTGCTTCAGTAAGAGATGGCGGTGCTGGTGACATCGTTGATAACCTAATACAAGACATGattgagggtgaagaggactGGCGGCGTATTACCATGTCCGGGGGGGACTGGCGGGAGATCAAGCTGGAATTAGAAACGCGCAGCGTTCTCCTTATGGTTCGCAGAGCATGA